One window from the genome of Bacteroidota bacterium encodes:
- a CDS encoding ABC transporter permease: MEQNKKYSQIRAMKAIAIASFRSIIRNPSAVIFSIAFPLVFIVAFGFINGNSIKMEVGIDPESDTTGTIYHSFISSPGIALKQNLSTVELNERLNRGRVDAILKFDHTDETGLEAVEIITSQASREKGMFVRSLITNLVDKQNLEYYKNVSRSIDSSTIAVARETTRPTELRETKVTGREYKMIDFILPGQLGFSILSAAVFGTAFVFYSLRQTMVLKRFFATPIKRPYIILGEALSRLVFQLLGSSVILFIGHFVFGFTLIHGLWTAIVMLLLSALGLIVFMGFGFVVSGIAKSENVIPPIANIITLPQFLLCGTFFPIDAFPKWLQVISNVLPLTYLNDALRRVAFEGAGLADISTQILILVLWGVVVYAAAVRFFRWE; encoded by the coding sequence ATGGAGCAGAATAAAAAATACAGTCAGATCCGCGCGATGAAGGCTATTGCAATAGCAAGTTTTCGTTCGATAATCAGAAATCCTTCTGCAGTTATATTCAGCATTGCATTTCCGTTGGTGTTTATTGTTGCTTTTGGTTTTATCAATGGCAATAGTATAAAAATGGAAGTTGGTATTGATCCTGAAAGCGACACAACGGGAACAATTTATCATTCGTTCATTAGTTCACCCGGTATTGCACTTAAGCAGAATCTTTCAACTGTTGAATTGAATGAACGACTGAACAGAGGAAGGGTAGATGCTATTTTGAAATTTGACCATACCGATGAAACAGGTTTGGAAGCAGTAGAAATTATTACTTCACAGGCTTCACGGGAGAAAGGAATGTTTGTTCGTTCGCTGATCACAAATTTAGTCGACAAACAAAATTTAGAATACTATAAAAATGTTTCCCGCTCTATTGATAGCAGCACGATAGCAGTTGCACGTGAAACTACAAGACCCACAGAACTGCGTGAAACGAAAGTCACCGGAAGAGAATATAAAATGATCGATTTCATTTTACCCGGTCAGCTTGGATTTTCTATTTTAAGTGCAGCAGTTTTTGGAACAGCGTTTGTGTTTTATTCTCTGCGACAAACAATGGTATTGAAACGGTTCTTTGCCACTCCGATAAAAAGGCCATATATTATTTTAGGAGAAGCACTAAGTCGTCTTGTTTTTCAATTGCTGGGATCATCAGTAATTCTATTTATAGGACATTTTGTTTTTGGATTCACATTGATACACGGACTATGGACAGCAATTGTGATGTTACTTTTATCGGCACTTGGATTAATTGTTTTTATGGGATTTGGATTTGTAGTTTCAGGGATTGCAAAATCTGAAAATGTGATTCCTCCGATAGCCAACATTATTACATTGCCTCAATTTCTCCTTTGCGGAACTTTTTTTCCAATCGATGCTTTTCCGAAATGGCTGCAGGTGATCAGCAATGTTCTGCCCTTAACATATCTGAACGATGCCTTACGACGGGTAGCCTTTGAAGGGGCAGGATTGGCCGATATCTCCACTCAAATACTGATTTTAGTGCTTTGGGGAGTCGTAGTTTATGCTGCTGCTGTGCGTTTTTTCCGTTGGGAATAG
- a CDS encoding PAS domain-containing protein, which translates to MEITPFWRDVILILISFLMFMGTIYVYFRLRSSTFRRTRKLLEERVEVKTRQLREKNLELEKLSLVASRTDNSVIIADSTGEIEWVNDGFIRLIGMQKETVIGKKLSEINVYSNVDAEIKDAIENKHSKIFQSNVTTHNLKNIWLSSTLTPIYGEDGIVKKIVVVDTDFTTTKNMQNVIEASLKEKDVLLKEIHHRVKNNLQIIISLLNLQSGYIKDEDTLKAVQDGQNRVRSMALVHEKFYQAEELTEIDFGEYASKLCQYLYQSYGDKTERIDVKVTGDHVGLDMDTAMPCGLLVNEVVSNSYKYAFPGSSTGDIEINLRKEAKKVILKMSDSGIGLPENVDFEKSETLGMQLIQALTSQLDGELKVSREKGTTFEVSFTYPRHNG; encoded by the coding sequence ATGGAAATAACCCCCTTTTGGCGCGACGTCATACTCATACTCATTAGTTTCCTGATGTTTATGGGGACGATCTACGTTTATTTCCGTTTGAGGAGCAGCACCTTTCGCCGGACCAGAAAACTTTTAGAGGAACGAGTAGAAGTTAAAACCAGACAATTGCGAGAGAAGAATCTTGAATTGGAAAAACTATCACTTGTTGCCAGCCGGACTGATAACTCAGTTATAATTGCAGATTCAACCGGAGAAATAGAATGGGTCAATGATGGATTTATCCGTTTGATTGGAATGCAAAAGGAAACGGTTATAGGAAAAAAACTTTCCGAGATAAATGTGTACAGTAATGTTGATGCAGAGATAAAAGATGCAATTGAAAATAAGCATTCGAAGATCTTTCAGAGTAACGTTACGACTCATAATCTGAAGAACATCTGGCTTTCATCTACCCTTACTCCTATTTATGGAGAAGATGGAATTGTGAAGAAGATCGTTGTCGTTGATACCGATTTTACCACAACAAAAAATATGCAGAACGTAATTGAAGCTTCTTTGAAAGAAAAAGATGTTTTGCTGAAAGAGATCCATCATCGCGTAAAAAATAATTTACAGATCATCATCAGTTTATTGAATCTTCAGAGTGGATACATTAAAGACGAAGATACACTGAAGGCAGTTCAGGATGGACAGAATCGTGTACGTTCAATGGCTTTGGTTCATGAAAAATTTTATCAGGCTGAAGAACTGACGGAAATAGATTTTGGAGAATATGCTTCAAAACTATGTCAGTACCTATACCAATCCTACGGCGACAAAACGGAACGTATCGATGTTAAAGTTACCGGCGACCACGTTGGTCTTGATATGGACACAGCAATGCCTTGCGGTTTACTGGTGAATGAAGTCGTTTCCAATTCCTATAAATATGCATTCCCGGGTAGTTCGACGGGAGACATTGAGATCAATCTGAGAAAAGAGGCGAAAAAAGTTATTTTGAAGATGTCCGATTCAGGAATCGGATTACCGGAAAATGTTGATTTTGAAAAGTCGGAAACACTTGGAATGCAATTAATTCAAGCACTAACCAGTCAACTGGACGGGGAATTGAAGGTTTCACGTGAAAAAGGTACAACTTTCGAAGTATCTTTTACGTATCCCCGCCATAACGGCTAA
- a CDS encoding response regulator — MAALKIMIVEDEIIVAKDIQRILKKLGYEAFDPFANGKKALDSIEKLNPDILLLDINLKSSEIDGIQVAEQIHQHYQIPFIFLTAFSDKTTLERAKLTEPYGYIIKPFEEDDIRTAIEIAFYKYTKDLEMQNKGNRFAAALDSLEVAVIITDSNEKVIFMNKMAETLTGCLKQEALGKDISIAMKNCNQDTRNVFKTLAHSVIGDTNKKDGDAEVPVSNGAAEQKVSVNTFPILTVNNKINGCAFVMTSPGRRDAVQETTTDKNLFNFLENIYANNSFFVKKDSRFVKVNFQDILWIEALDNYVIIKTSSKEQFILHSSMKDIESKLPQLNFARVHRSYIVQLEKINALEENACIIDGNRIPIGKSYKDNLMSRLNLFSRSLIRSRVKGQGSNAT, encoded by the coding sequence ATGGCAGCATTAAAAATAATGATTGTTGAGGACGAGATCATCGTTGCAAAAGACATTCAACGAATTTTAAAGAAGCTCGGCTACGAAGCTTTTGATCCGTTTGCCAATGGAAAAAAGGCACTTGATTCAATCGAGAAACTGAACCCGGATATTTTATTGCTCGACATCAATTTGAAGAGCAGCGAGATCGATGGAATTCAGGTTGCCGAACAGATTCATCAGCACTATCAGATTCCGTTTATATTTCTTACGGCCTTTTCCGATAAAACAACTTTAGAACGCGCTAAATTAACGGAGCCTTATGGCTATATCATCAAACCTTTTGAAGAAGATGATATTCGTACAGCAATAGAGATCGCTTTTTATAAATATACCAAGGATCTTGAGATGCAAAACAAAGGAAATCGATTTGCAGCTGCATTGGATAGTCTGGAAGTTGCCGTTATCATTACCGACTCAAATGAGAAAGTGATTTTCATGAACAAGATGGCTGAAACACTTACCGGTTGTCTGAAGCAGGAAGCTCTTGGAAAAGATATCTCCATTGCAATGAAGAATTGCAATCAGGATACCCGCAATGTATTTAAAACGCTTGCACATTCTGTTATCGGCGACACAAACAAGAAAGACGGTGATGCAGAAGTTCCCGTATCAAATGGTGCAGCTGAACAAAAAGTATCAGTAAATACATTTCCTATCCTTACCGTAAATAATAAAATTAATGGCTGTGCTTTTGTTATGACCTCACCCGGTCGTCGTGATGCAGTTCAGGAAACAACAACAGATAAAAATCTATTCAACTTCCTTGAGAATATTTATGCAAACAACAGTTTCTTCGTAAAGAAAGACTCACGTTTTGTGAAAGTGAATTTTCAGGATATTCTTTGGATTGAAGCGTTGGATAATTATGTTATCATAAAAACAAGTTCGAAAGAACAGTTCATTCTGCATAGTTCAATGAAAGACATTGAAAGTAAACTTCCGCAATTGAACTTTGCACGTGTTCATCGTTCTTACATTGTACAATTAGAAAAAATTAATGCATTGGAAGAAAATGCATGTATCATAGACGGTAACAGAATACCGATTGGTAAAAGCTATAAGGACAATTTGATGAGCAGGTTGAATTTGTTTAGCAGGTCGCTTATTAGGTCAAGGGTTAAAGGTCAAGGGTCAAATGCTACATAG
- a CDS encoding PKD domain-containing protein, protein MGKNGALTTSTTSILNDYTTLTSDASSGTNNLNVASSVLNATLGSPLAAGDLIFIIQMQGASMTTANDTTYGSLISYGNCGNFEFLEVADVPSSTQITTACQLKNSYSSSGRTQVVRVPRLTTLTVGSGGSMTCPPWNGSTGGVLILEVVNGITVNSGGTINATGKGFRAGQNAGENNTDYGIQNYVFNLSTFGAEKGEGIGGNTSDYDGMSGRYCKGAPLNGGGGANAHNAGGGGGGNCGTLGWTGRGVPDVSNASWANAWNLEYSGFASSNSSGGGKGGYSFSASNQNALVQGPTNAIWGGDIRRENGGRGGHPLDYSTGKIFMGGGGGAGDQNNNYGGAGGNGGGIIYLLCYSTISGSGQINSNGDNGISTNSSGTDGAGGGGGGGTIFLDATGLISGVTANANGGNGGNQSVAIFESETEGPGGGGGGGYIAASSGAITRNANGGNNGTTNGSSLSEFPANGATKGGAGMPSQQTNTFHIITSTVYICPGTSTTLSFSTTGTVPPGTTFAWFNQAVGGTLLGSGTTFTTPVLSSGQITYYVSACPGATRFPVQVQVSQVTASISASAVCSGSATNFTGTGTASSGSIASWDWDFGDGSGTSSSQNPSYTYSSSNSYTVTLTVTDNSGCTASATQSVTVLSAPTVNFATVDTFGCAPYNVDFTNTTSSATSYSWNFGDGSPLSSAVAPTHLYATNGLYTVTLTASNSGCTTTATLPYIINVRPVPTASFSAPSTICLGDVASFNNLSVGNGSTINSYSWNFGDGSPASGTASPTHTFTTASTFNVVLTTSSVFCSDDTTIAITVSPAPVVNFSTLTTTGCAPLLVTFSNTTTGAPVYSWNFGDGSPFTTGATPSHIYSTTGTFTVTLIATQGSCADTLTRTNYIQVGAGPNASFTSSVTSACLGDSIRFTNASSGTITSYTWDFDDGTVITSASGTTQSHLYTSPGTYDVHLSVVANGCTDDTTITVNILSGPVVNFAASALNGCGSLTTNFTNTTTGTTIYSWNFGDGSPLSSTANPSHTYSSTGTYTVTLIAGQGSCIDTLIRTNYISVGTVPTSSFSTASVCLGDSVRFTNLSTGNGDPITGVTWNYDDGNSSTVTAPHFYTAAGTYDVNLIVSTANCTDDTTITVTVSPGPLVNFSAPALTGCGSLSTTFTNTTTGSPTYTWNFGDGSPASSAATPTHVYSAIGTYTVTLIASQGSCSDTLVRTNYITIYNAPISSFSTNNVCLGDSVRFTNLSNGNGEPITNYTWNYGDGNFSSQFSQSHYYTAAGTYNVLLSIITAHCVDDTTITVTVSPGPVVDFSTPTLTSCGPLNASFINTTTGSPSYTWNFGDGSPTSSTASPTHTYASAGTYTVSLIASQGSCSDTLVRTNYLTVYNAPLSSFTTANVCIGDTVRFTNLSSGNGEPITNYTWNYGDGNFSSQISSPHYYTAAGTYNVLLSIITPHCVDDTTISVTVSAGPVVAFTPDATTFCGNQSVTFTNNTTGSPSYIWNFGDGSPVSNAVNPIHQYNLPGTYTVSLIASQGSCADTLVQNSLINVYASPLSSFSTSDVCLYDSVHFQNASTMNGGVITSYNWSFDDGLTSSVSSPSHFYTSPGTYNVTLSAISANCTDDTTITVNVNPNPAVNFASSTISACDSITINFNNSTTGAATYAWNFGDGNTSTVVSPSHLYAVEGTYSVLLTATSAEGCSASKYAASMVIIKSTPQPAFSASRTSVCPGDCVAYTDLTPGTNTNWQWQLTGGNPSASIARNLNSVCYNTIGNYSVTLTVSNGSCTGTSTQSALIHVVDCNAKPQASFVSSDTSLCGGSCISFVDLSLNSVSWSWQFPGGTPSTSTLESPTNICYSTSGVYPVTLIASNTSGSDTLTVTSFISVSAMPAQPTFTQSGNVLTSTSAVSYQWYYNSIPISGANNQQYTATLSGPYSVEITNANGCTSVSVVSHVSLVGVNELLDPLSFIIYPNPATNELFIQSDRSVNGEISIQLIDLVGQVLISKTEKHNLSGAIWKLDLTLLAQGAYFVRVTNKEHEWKSVILKQ, encoded by the coding sequence ATGGGAAAGAATGGCGCTTTGACTACAAGCACCACAAGTATTCTTAACGATTACACTACTTTAACCTCAGATGCATCTTCAGGAACAAATAACCTCAATGTAGCATCAAGTGTTTTAAATGCAACACTTGGTTCTCCACTTGCTGCGGGCGATTTAATTTTCATCATTCAGATGCAAGGTGCATCAATGACAACTGCTAATGACACGACATACGGCAGTTTGATCTCTTACGGTAATTGCGGAAACTTTGAATTTCTTGAAGTGGCTGATGTGCCATCATCAACTCAGATAACAACAGCCTGTCAGTTAAAGAATAGTTATTCATCATCAGGCAGAACACAAGTTGTACGTGTTCCACGTTTAACTACATTAACAGTTGGGTCAGGCGGATCTATGACATGTCCGCCTTGGAATGGAAGCACAGGTGGTGTATTGATCCTTGAAGTTGTAAATGGAATAACAGTTAACAGTGGCGGAACAATTAATGCTACTGGCAAAGGCTTCAGGGCCGGACAAAATGCAGGCGAGAATAATACTGATTATGGCATACAGAATTATGTTTTTAATCTCAGCACTTTCGGAGCAGAAAAAGGCGAAGGTATTGGTGGAAATACATCTGACTATGATGGTATGTCTGGAAGATATTGTAAAGGAGCGCCATTGAATGGCGGAGGTGGTGCGAATGCTCACAATGCCGGTGGCGGTGGCGGTGGCAATTGCGGTACACTTGGTTGGACAGGAAGAGGAGTACCGGATGTATCAAATGCATCCTGGGCAAATGCATGGAATTTAGAATACAGTGGCTTTGCTTCATCGAATTCATCAGGTGGAGGGAAGGGCGGATATTCTTTTTCAGCAAGTAACCAGAATGCACTGGTTCAGGGACCGACAAATGCAATCTGGGGCGGAGATATAAGAAGGGAGAATGGCGGAAGAGGAGGCCATCCACTTGACTATTCAACAGGAAAGATTTTTATGGGCGGAGGCGGTGGTGCCGGTGACCAAAACAATAATTATGGTGGTGCCGGTGGAAATGGTGGCGGTATAATTTATCTCCTTTGTTACAGCACAATTTCAGGTAGTGGTCAGATCAATTCAAACGGCGATAATGGAATTTCAACCAACAGTTCCGGTACAGATGGTGCCGGCGGTGGTGGCGGTGGCGGAACAATATTTTTAGATGCAACGGGACTGATCTCCGGTGTTACAGCAAATGCTAATGGCGGAAATGGCGGAAATCAGAGCGTCGCTATTTTTGAATCAGAAACTGAAGGACCGGGAGGTGGTGGCGGCGGTGGTTATATTGCAGCATCCAGTGGTGCAATTACCCGCAATGCAAATGGCGGAAATAATGGTACAACAAACGGAAGCAGTTTATCTGAATTCCCAGCTAACGGGGCTACCAAAGGTGGTGCCGGTATGCCTTCGCAACAAACAAATACATTTCACATAATTACTTCTACGGTTTACATCTGTCCGGGAACTTCAACAACACTTTCATTTTCTACAACAGGCACAGTTCCTCCGGGAACAACGTTTGCATGGTTCAATCAGGCTGTAGGCGGAACACTTCTTGGAAGCGGAACAACATTTACAACACCTGTACTTAGCAGCGGACAAATTACTTATTATGTTTCTGCTTGTCCGGGCGCAACACGTTTCCCTGTTCAGGTTCAGGTTTCGCAAGTTACAGCTTCAATTTCTGCCTCCGCTGTTTGTAGTGGAAGTGCAACAAACTTTACAGGAACCGGAACAGCTTCTTCAGGATCCATTGCAAGCTGGGACTGGGATTTTGGAGATGGATCAGGAACATCATCATCTCAAAATCCGTCTTATACCTATTCATCTTCGAATTCATATACAGTTACTCTGACTGTTACCGATAATAGTGGTTGTACTGCAAGTGCAACTCAGTCTGTAACAGTTCTCTCAGCACCTACTGTGAACTTTGCTACAGTTGACACATTCGGATGTGCGCCATACAATGTAGATTTCACAAATACCACAAGCAGTGCAACATCTTATTCATGGAATTTCGGTGATGGAAGTCCATTGTCATCTGCCGTTGCTCCGACACATCTTTACGCTACAAACGGATTATATACAGTAACGCTTACGGCATCAAATAGTGGATGTACAACAACAGCTACTCTACCATACATTATCAACGTAAGGCCTGTTCCTACTGCATCCTTTTCAGCACCATCAACTATTTGTCTGGGTGATGTTGCTTCATTCAATAATCTATCGGTTGGTAACGGATCAACGATAAACAGTTACTCCTGGAATTTCGGTGATGGAAGTCCTGCTTCCGGCACAGCTAGTCCGACACATACTTTTACCACTGCATCTACATTCAATGTCGTGCTCACTACTTCATCTGTATTCTGTTCTGACGATACCACAATTGCAATAACAGTAAGTCCGGCACCGGTGGTTAATTTTTCTACACTAACCACAACAGGTTGTGCACCACTATTGGTTACATTTTCCAATACCACTACAGGGGCTCCGGTATATTCCTGGAATTTTGGTGATGGAAGTCCATTCACAACGGGCGCAACACCGTCTCACATTTATTCAACAACAGGAACTTTTACAGTTACTTTAATTGCTACACAAGGATCATGTGCAGACACATTGACAAGAACCAATTACATTCAGGTTGGAGCAGGTCCGAATGCATCTTTCACCAGCAGTGTTACATCAGCTTGTCTTGGCGACAGCATTCGATTTACAAATGCATCATCGGGAACAATTACATCCTACACCTGGGACTTTGATGACGGTACTGTTATAACATCAGCTTCAGGAACAACTCAATCGCATTTATACACATCGCCCGGAACATATGATGTTCATCTTTCTGTCGTAGCAAATGGGTGTACAGACGATACGACTATTACGGTAAATATTTTATCCGGCCCTGTTGTAAATTTTGCAGCGTCAGCACTAAATGGTTGTGGAAGTCTGACAACCAATTTTACCAATACTACAACAGGTACTACAATTTATAGCTGGAATTTTGGCGACGGAAGTCCGCTGAGTAGTACAGCAAATCCAAGTCATACTTATTCATCGACGGGTACATATACTGTTACTCTCATTGCAGGTCAGGGAAGTTGCATTGATACGCTGATCAGAACAAATTACATTTCAGTCGGCACAGTTCCTACCAGTTCATTTTCTACAGCATCAGTTTGTCTCGGTGACTCGGTAAGATTTACAAATCTTTCTACAGGAAACGGTGACCCTATTACCGGTGTCACGTGGAACTATGATGATGGAAATTCATCAACCGTTACAGCACCACATTTTTATACAGCAGCCGGAACCTATGACGTTAATCTGATCGTATCAACAGCAAATTGTACTGATGATACAACGATCACTGTAACAGTATCACCGGGACCATTAGTAAATTTCAGCGCACCTGCATTAACAGGTTGTGGTTCGCTCTCAACGACATTTACAAATACAACAACGGGTTCGCCAACATATACCTGGAATTTTGGTGACGGCTCACCTGCTTCTTCGGCAGCAACTCCAACACATGTTTATTCTGCAATAGGAACTTACACTGTAACATTAATTGCATCTCAAGGGTCGTGTTCAGATACCCTGGTTCGCACAAACTATATTACAATTTACAATGCTCCTATAAGTTCATTTTCTACAAACAATGTATGTTTAGGCGACAGTGTCAGATTTACAAATTTGTCGAATGGAAATGGTGAGCCGATCACGAATTACACCTGGAATTATGGCGATGGAAATTTTTCATCGCAGTTTTCTCAGTCACATTACTACACTGCTGCAGGAACCTACAATGTTTTACTTTCAATTATAACTGCGCATTGTGTTGATGATACAACGATAACAGTAACAGTTTCACCGGGACCGGTTGTTGATTTCAGCACTCCAACTCTTACTTCTTGTGGACCATTGAATGCATCTTTCATAAATACAACGACAGGTTCACCAAGTTACACGTGGAACTTTGGTGACGGTTCACCAACATCATCAACTGCGTCACCAACTCATACTTATGCTTCGGCAGGAACATATACTGTTTCATTGATTGCTTCACAAGGCTCGTGTTCCGATACGCTTGTAAGGACAAATTATTTAACAGTTTATAATGCACCTCTAAGTTCTTTCACAACTGCGAATGTTTGTATCGGAGACACGGTTAGGTTCACAAATTTATCGAGCGGCAATGGTGAACCGATCACGAATTATACCTGGAATTATGGAGATGGAAATTTCTCTTCACAAATTTCTTCGCCACATTATTATACTGCAGCGGGAACATACAATGTGCTCCTTTCAATCATTACTCCGCATTGTGTTGATGATACAACAATTTCAGTAACTGTATCTGCCGGACCGGTTGTAGCATTCACACCTGATGCAACAACGTTCTGCGGAAATCAGAGTGTGACTTTTACAAACAATACCACAGGGTCTCCTTCTTACATCTGGAATTTCGGTGATGGAAGTCCTGTTTCAAATGCAGTAAATCCAATACACCAATATAACCTTCCGGGTACATATACTGTTTCTCTCATTGCCAGTCAGGGAAGTTGTGCAGATACACTGGTTCAGAATTCTCTGATCAATGTTTATGCTTCACCGCTTTCATCATTCAGCACAAGTGATGTTTGTTTATACGACAGCGTTCACTTCCAGAATGCTTCAACTATGAATGGCGGTGTGATCACATCCTACAACTGGAGTTTTGATGATGGTCTTACATCATCTGTTTCTTCACCTTCGCATTTCTACACTTCTCCGGGAACTTACAACGTAACATTGAGTGCCATCTCCGCAAACTGTACTGATGACACAACGATAACAGTAAATGTAAATCCAAACCCGGCAGTTAATTTTGCTTCTTCAACAATAAGTGCATGTGATAGTATAACTATTAACTTCAATAATTCAACGACAGGTGCAGCCACTTATGCCTGGAACTTTGGTGATGGCAACACATCGACAGTTGTTTCTCCGTCGCATCTGTATGCAGTTGAAGGTACTTATAGCGTTCTATTAACGGCTACTTCGGCGGAAGGATGTTCAGCATCTAAGTATGCAGCATCAATGGTAATTATAAAGAGTACACCGCAGCCGGCTTTTTCAGCTTCAAGAACTTCTGTTTGTCCGGGCGATTGTGTTGCATACACAGATCTTACTCCGGGAACAAATACAAACTGGCAATGGCAATTAACGGGCGGTAATCCATCTGCTTCGATTGCAAGAAATCTGAATTCAGTTTGTTATAATACAATTGGAAATTATTCCGTAACGCTTACGGTTTCGAATGGCTCATGTACGGGAACATCAACTCAATCAGCATTGATACATGTTGTAGATTGTAATGCAAAACCTCAAGCATCTTTCGTCAGCAGCGATACAAGTCTTTGCGGAGGCAGTTGCATTTCATTTGTAGACCTGTCACTTAATTCTGTTAGCTGGTCGTGGCAGTTTCCCGGTGGAACACCTTCTACTTCAACCTTGGAATCACCGACAAACATCTGTTATTCCACATCAGGAGTTTATCCTGTTACACTTATTGCCAGTAATACTTCCGGATCGGACACGCTTACTGTTACTTCATTCATCAGTGTGTCTGCAATGCCGGCACAGCCAACATTTACACAAAGCGGTAATGTTTTAACATCGACATCGGCGGTGAGTTATCAATGGTATTACAATAGCATTCCGATATCCGGTGCAAACAATCAGCAATATACAGCAACTTTATCTGGACCATATTCAGTAGAGATAACGAATGCTAATGGTTGTACATCTGTTTCTGTTGTTTCACATGTTTCTTTAGTTGGAGTAAATGAATTGTTGGATCCGTTGAGTTTTATAATTTATCCGAATCCGGCAACCAATGAATTATTTATTCAATCTGACAGATCAGTTAACGGTGAAATTTCAATTCAATTGATAGATCTTGTTGGACAGGTTTTAATTTCGAAAACAGAAAAACATAATCTGTCAGGTGCTATCTGGAAACTGGATCTTACACTGCTTGCTCAGGGAGCTTATTTTGTCAGGGTAACGAATAAGGAACATGAGTGGAAGTCTGTTATTTTGAAACAATAA
- a CDS encoding ABC transporter ATP-binding protein — MVRSEIIAVKDLVKHYKEIEAVNGISFSVMEGEIFGLLGPNGAGKTTTLEIIETLREKTSGSVVVDGISLDADPNSIKQIIGVQLQAANYYPNLMLNELLDLFAGLYNTSINNFEMLSLVGLETRGKSKYKELSGGQKQRFSIATTLINKPKIVFLDEPTTGLDPQARRNLWDLIKEIRSKGTTVVITTHYMDEAEILCDRVAIIEKGKIISIDSPEKLIDNLIASGFERKKEVKSANLEDVFLSLTGYEWRDQ, encoded by the coding sequence GTGGTCAGATCCGAAATTATTGCAGTTAAAGATTTAGTAAAACACTATAAGGAGATTGAGGCTGTCAATGGCATCAGCTTTTCAGTGATGGAGGGAGAGATCTTCGGATTGTTAGGTCCCAATGGTGCCGGGAAAACGACTACTCTTGAAATCATAGAAACACTGAGGGAGAAAACATCCGGATCTGTAGTGGTTGATGGTATTTCACTGGATGCAGATCCAAATTCGATCAAACAAATTATTGGAGTACAACTTCAGGCTGCGAATTATTATCCGAATTTAATGTTGAATGAATTACTGGACCTTTTTGCCGGTTTATACAATACATCAATCAATAACTTTGAGATGCTTTCATTAGTCGGATTGGAGACGAGAGGCAAATCAAAATACAAAGAACTGTCGGGCGGACAAAAGCAACGGTTTTCTATTGCAACAACATTGATCAATAAGCCTAAAATCGTTTTCCTCGACGAACCTACAACAGGACTTGATCCCCAGGCACGCAGAAATTTATGGGATCTGATCAAGGAGATCCGGTCGAAAGGAACAACAGTGGTGATCACAACTCACTACATGGACGAAGCGGAAATTCTTTGTGACCGTGTGGCCATTATAGAAAAAGGAAAAATTATTTCAATCGACTCGCCTGAAAAATTAATTGATAATCTGATCGCTTCCGGTTTTGAAAGAAAGAAGGAAGTGAAGAGTGCCAATCTGGAAGATGTATTTTTATCGCTCACCGGTTATGAATGGAGGGATCAATAA